The Lentisphaera araneosa HTCC2155 genome has a segment encoding these proteins:
- a CDS encoding helix-turn-helix domain-containing protein: MKDIQKVLQDIDAFKSLVLELHERKKREEAIELEQVGPFIKGFRKDRGITQNDFALALGLSKNVIAAIEAGHLTVKLENFLKVTHAVGLKVFFNE; this comes from the coding sequence ATGAAAGATATTCAAAAAGTATTGCAAGATATAGATGCCTTCAAATCTTTAGTCCTCGAATTGCACGAAAGAAAGAAACGTGAAGAAGCTATTGAGTTGGAACAAGTAGGTCCTTTTATTAAGGGATTTAGAAAAGATCGTGGGATTACTCAGAACGATTTTGCTTTAGCTTTAGGTCTTAGTAAAAATGTTATTGCCGCCATTGAGGCTGGACATTTAACTGTCAAGTTAGAGAATTTTTTAAAAGTTACTCATGCGGTAGGTTTAAAGGTCTTCTTTAATGAATAA
- a CDS encoding alpha/beta hydrolase, whose amino-acid sequence MFKLYEKMDLWPDLPQKVTLQNFALENGAHLPAFLILPGGGYHTCAKHEGAPIAAWLNSLGISTFVLEYSVAPARYPQPLMDARRAMQFLRFHAEELSIDAQRIGVMGFSAGGHLAASLSNLYSEVKQDYDDELEKMSARPDLSVLCYPVISWGEFAHLGSKENLLGQQASEALVAKTSMENAVHAKTPPSFIWHTVEDGTVPVENAYLYAMALQKHKIRHELHVYPDGRHGLGLAKDLARSSNQASQWCQACENFLYKEGF is encoded by the coding sequence ATGTTTAAGCTCTACGAAAAAATGGATCTTTGGCCGGATTTGCCACAGAAAGTGACTTTGCAAAATTTCGCTCTTGAAAATGGTGCACACTTACCAGCTTTCTTAATTTTACCCGGGGGAGGCTATCACACATGTGCCAAGCACGAAGGAGCTCCCATAGCCGCTTGGCTCAATAGCTTGGGCATAAGTACCTTTGTTTTGGAATACTCCGTGGCGCCGGCTCGTTATCCTCAGCCCTTGATGGATGCGCGACGTGCCATGCAGTTCTTGCGTTTTCACGCCGAAGAATTAAGCATAGATGCCCAACGCATAGGTGTGATGGGCTTTTCGGCTGGAGGGCACCTCGCCGCTAGTTTGAGTAATCTCTATTCAGAAGTCAAGCAAGACTATGATGATGAATTGGAGAAGATGAGCGCTAGACCAGACTTGAGCGTTTTGTGTTACCCCGTTATCTCTTGGGGAGAATTCGCTCACCTGGGCTCAAAAGAAAATTTATTGGGCCAGCAGGCCAGTGAGGCATTAGTGGCAAAAACCTCCATGGAAAATGCGGTTCACGCAAAAACTCCCCCAAGTTTTATTTGGCATACGGTTGAAGATGGAACCGTTCCCGTGGAAAACGCCTACCTCTATGCCATGGCTCTACAAAAACATAAAATTCGTCATGAACTCCATGTTTACCCAGATGGACGCCACGGTTTGGGCTTAGCCAAAGACCTGGCTCGAAGCAGCAATCAAGCAAGTCAATGGTGTCAAGCTTGCGAAAACTTCCTCTATAAAGAAGGTTTTTAG